A region of Streptomyces deccanensis DNA encodes the following proteins:
- a CDS encoding SDR family oxidoreductase codes for MTTILVTGGTGVLGHPLTERLRAAGHDVRVLSRHAQPYAVDLVAGGSGLDEAVAGVDTIVHCATSPRGGDEKAAEHLIEAARRAGVRHLVYISIVGVDRVPLGYYRSKLAVERLVEGSGLGWTILRATQFHDLVVLLFQSLSKPPVMMLPAGVSDQPVAVTEVADRLAELAVGAPAGRVDDLGGPEVLSFPKLARAYLSATGRRRPLVNVPLFGKAYRGFRAGGHLTPGRAVGTVTFTQYLEQRFGAAPGKG; via the coding sequence ATGACCACAATCCTGGTGACCGGTGGCACCGGCGTCCTCGGGCACCCCCTGACCGAGCGGCTGCGGGCGGCCGGACACGATGTACGCGTCCTCAGCCGGCACGCCCAGCCGTACGCCGTCGACCTCGTCGCGGGCGGGAGCGGGCTGGACGAGGCCGTGGCGGGGGTGGACACGATCGTGCACTGCGCGACGTCGCCGCGCGGGGGCGACGAGAAGGCGGCGGAGCATCTGATCGAGGCGGCGCGGCGGGCCGGGGTGCGCCATCTCGTCTACATCTCGATCGTCGGGGTGGACCGGGTGCCGCTCGGCTACTACCGGTCCAAGCTGGCGGTCGAGCGGCTGGTCGAGGGGTCCGGGCTGGGCTGGACGATCCTGCGCGCGACCCAGTTCCACGACCTGGTCGTGCTGCTGTTCCAGAGTCTCTCCAAGCCGCCGGTCATGATGCTCCCCGCCGGGGTGAGCGACCAGCCCGTCGCCGTCACCGAGGTCGCGGACCGGCTGGCGGAGCTGGCCGTGGGTGCCCCCGCCGGTCGCGTCGACGACCTGGGCGGCCCGGAGGTCCTCAGCTTCCCCAAGCTGGCCCGCGCCTATCTGTCGGCCACCGGCCGCCGCCGCCCGCTCGTGAACGTCCCGCTGTTCGGCAAGGCCTACCGGGGCTTCCGCGCCGGCGGCCATCTCACGCCGGGGCGCGCGGTGGGCACGGTGACGTTCACGCAGTACCTGGAGCAGCGGTTCGGGGCGGCGCCGGGCAAGGGGTGA
- a CDS encoding hemolysin family protein: MSMLQLLFALLLVLANGFFVGAEFALVSVRRSQIEPLGTTRARQVLYGLENLPQMMAAAQFGITVCSLTLGAVAEPTVAKLLEPVFEAVHLPHGMIHPLGYVIALAVVVFLHLVIGEMLPKNLAMAAPEKTALWLSPALVAFARLCKPVTIGLGACARVVLRLFHVEPKDEVEAVFTSVQLGRLVEDSGQAGLLDPEEQERLEDALELGSRPVTDVLLKRDTLVTVGPSVTPAQVVALTARTGYSRFPVVAENGAFMGRYLHVKDVLDLEDSERAVPQQIWRPMTTLRAELPLDDALTVMRRAATHLAQVADASGKVLGLAALEDVLELLVGEVRDPAHRDLQPVRVTEPRGSESPKEALAG; the protein is encoded by the coding sequence ATGAGCATGCTCCAACTCCTGTTCGCCCTGCTCCTCGTGCTCGCCAACGGCTTCTTCGTCGGCGCCGAGTTCGCCCTGGTCTCCGTCCGCCGCAGCCAGATCGAACCACTGGGGACCACCCGGGCCCGCCAGGTCCTCTACGGCCTGGAGAACCTGCCCCAGATGATGGCGGCGGCCCAGTTCGGCATCACCGTCTGCTCACTGACGCTGGGCGCGGTCGCCGAGCCGACCGTGGCCAAGCTGCTGGAGCCGGTCTTCGAGGCCGTCCACCTGCCGCACGGCATGATCCACCCCCTCGGCTACGTCATCGCGCTGGCCGTGGTCGTCTTCCTCCACCTCGTCATCGGAGAGATGCTGCCGAAGAACCTGGCGATGGCGGCGCCGGAAAAGACGGCGCTGTGGCTGAGCCCGGCGCTGGTGGCCTTCGCGCGCCTGTGCAAGCCGGTCACGATCGGTCTCGGTGCCTGCGCCCGCGTGGTCCTGCGGCTCTTCCACGTCGAGCCGAAGGACGAGGTCGAGGCCGTCTTCACCAGCGTCCAGCTGGGCCGACTGGTCGAGGACTCCGGTCAGGCCGGGCTGCTCGACCCCGAGGAGCAGGAGCGCCTGGAGGACGCGCTGGAGCTGGGCTCCCGCCCGGTGACGGACGTCCTGCTCAAGCGCGACACCCTGGTGACGGTGGGCCCTTCGGTGACCCCCGCGCAGGTGGTGGCGCTGACGGCCCGTACGGGTTACTCCCGCTTCCCGGTGGTCGCGGAGAACGGCGCGTTCATGGGCCGCTACCTCCACGTCAAGGACGTCCTCGACCTGGAGGACTCCGAGCGCGCCGTCCCCCAGCAGATCTGGCGCCCCATGACCACCCTCCGCGCGGAGCTGCCGCTGGACGACGCGCTGACGGTGATGCGGCGGGCCGCCACGCACCTGGCCCAGGTCGCGGACGCCTCCGGCAAGGTGCTGGGTCTCGCGGCCCTGGAGGACGTCCTGGAACTCCTGGTCGGCGAGGTCCGCGACCCGGCCCACCGTGATCTCCAGCCGGTCCGCGTGACGGAACCAAGGGGCAGCGAATCCCCGAAGGAGGCCCTCGCAGGCTGA
- the ribH gene encoding 6,7-dimethyl-8-ribityllumazine synthase: MSGKGAPELSVRNCGDLRVAVIAAQWHEKVMDGLVEGALRALRDLGITEPTLLRVPGSWELPVVAKVLAGRGYDAIVALGVVIRGGTPHFEYVCQGVTQGLTQVSVDTGVPVGMGVLTCDTEEQALDRAGIEGSNEDKGHEAVTAAVATAATLRSVSEPWR, translated from the coding sequence GTGAGCGGCAAGGGCGCACCCGAACTGTCCGTACGCAACTGCGGCGACCTGCGCGTCGCGGTCATCGCGGCGCAGTGGCACGAGAAGGTGATGGACGGCCTCGTCGAAGGCGCCCTGCGCGCCCTGCGCGACCTGGGCATCACCGAGCCGACCCTGCTGCGGGTCCCCGGCAGCTGGGAACTCCCCGTCGTCGCCAAGGTCCTCGCGGGCCGCGGCTACGACGCCATCGTCGCCCTCGGTGTCGTCATCCGCGGCGGCACCCCCCACTTCGAGTACGTGTGCCAGGGCGTCACCCAGGGCCTCACCCAGGTCTCCGTCGACACCGGCGTCCCCGTCGGCATGGGCGTACTGACCTGCGACACCGAGGAGCAGGCCCTGGACCGCGCGGGCATCGAGGGCTCCAACGAGGACAAGGGCCACGAGGCGGTGACGGCGGCGGTGGCGACAGCGGCCACGCTCCGCTCAGTATCTGAACCGTGGCGCTGA
- a CDS encoding phosphoribosyl-ATP diphosphatase, which translates to MSKKTFEELFTELQQKAITGDPATSRTAELVEKGVHAIGKKVVEEAAEVWMAAEYEGKEAAAEEISQLLYHVQVMMVARGISLDDVYAHL; encoded by the coding sequence ATGTCCAAGAAGACGTTCGAGGAGCTCTTCACCGAGCTCCAGCAGAAGGCCATCACCGGCGACCCCGCCACTTCCCGCACCGCTGAACTGGTCGAGAAGGGCGTCCATGCCATCGGCAAGAAAGTCGTCGAGGAGGCCGCCGAGGTGTGGATGGCCGCCGAGTACGAGGGCAAGGAAGCCGCCGCCGAGGAGATCTCGCAGCTGCTCTACCACGTCCAGGTGATGATGGTCGCCCGCGGCATCTCCCTGGACGACGTGTACGCCCACCTGTAA
- a CDS encoding nicotinamide mononucleotide transporter family protein, translating to MNSLNTVAFTAFGQQILWSDMIGNVLGLIALALGAIRSLWNWPVQFLSGLVLFGAFVGHLTGSAGKQVIVMVVAAYGWWQWNRTKGQSADGAITPRFATWRERGYLIAGAVLGTLAVGGLFTAFPTLSWDPWPDAYIFTGTIVAMYAQARGMVEFWFAWLLVDLVGVPLNFANGYAFSGFVYIIYGALVLWGMRDWWLRSRKPALEGAPA from the coding sequence GTGAACTCCCTGAACACCGTCGCCTTCACGGCCTTCGGCCAGCAGATCCTCTGGTCGGACATGATCGGCAACGTCCTCGGACTGATCGCCCTCGCCCTCGGCGCGATCCGCTCCCTCTGGAACTGGCCCGTGCAGTTCCTCTCCGGCCTCGTCCTCTTCGGCGCCTTCGTCGGCCACCTCACCGGCAGCGCCGGCAAGCAGGTCATCGTCATGGTCGTCGCCGCGTACGGCTGGTGGCAGTGGAACCGTACGAAAGGTCAGTCCGCGGACGGTGCCATCACCCCGCGCTTCGCCACTTGGCGCGAGCGCGGGTACCTGATCGCCGGCGCCGTGCTCGGCACCCTCGCCGTCGGCGGCCTCTTCACCGCCTTCCCGACCCTGTCCTGGGACCCCTGGCCGGACGCCTACATCTTCACCGGCACCATCGTCGCCATGTACGCCCAGGCGCGCGGCATGGTCGAGTTCTGGTTCGCCTGGCTGCTCGTCGACCTCGTCGGCGTCCCCCTCAACTTCGCCAACGGATACGCGTTCTCCGGATTCGTCTACATCATCTACGGCGCGCTCGTCCTGTGGGGCATGCGCGACTGGTGGCTGCGCTCCCGCAAGCCCGCCCTGGAAGGAGCCCCCGCATGA
- a CDS encoding bifunctional 3,4-dihydroxy-2-butanone-4-phosphate synthase/GTP cyclohydrolase II, which produces MSTAPILYSTDDIEEFGLDPVEQAIADIAAGRPVVVVDDENRENEGDLVIAAEKATPEIIAFMMSECRGMICAPMEADELDRLELPQMVQQNTESMRTAFTVTVDAGPQHGVTTGISASDRATTLQLLASGTAEPGDFVRPGHIFPLRARSGGVLVRDGHTEAAVDLARLAGLRPAGAIVEIAGEDGRMLRLPELIPFARKHGLTIISIEDLIAYRRSSEPTVKREAKTQLPTAFGDFTAYGYRSTVDGVEHVALVHGEIGDGEDVLVRVHSECLTGDIFHSLRCDCGPQLETSLQRIAAEGRGVVVYLRGHEGRGIGLLSKLRAYELQELGRDTLDANLELGLPADARDYGAGAQILRDLGVRGVRLMTNNPEKTDALVRHGLVVTDREPMPVRAGEHNLRYLRTKRDRMGHDLPWLDTTSASTCGNQ; this is translated from the coding sequence ATGAGCACGGCGCCGATCCTCTACAGCACCGACGACATCGAGGAGTTCGGGCTCGACCCGGTCGAGCAGGCCATCGCCGACATCGCGGCGGGCCGCCCCGTCGTGGTCGTCGACGACGAGAACCGCGAGAACGAGGGCGACCTCGTCATCGCCGCCGAGAAGGCCACCCCCGAGATCATCGCCTTCATGATGAGCGAGTGCCGGGGCATGATCTGCGCCCCCATGGAGGCGGACGAACTGGACCGGCTCGAACTGCCGCAGATGGTGCAGCAGAACACCGAGTCCATGCGCACCGCCTTCACCGTCACCGTCGACGCGGGCCCCCAGCACGGTGTCACCACCGGGATCTCCGCCTCCGACCGCGCCACCACCCTCCAGCTCCTGGCGAGCGGCACCGCCGAGCCCGGCGACTTCGTCCGGCCCGGCCACATCTTCCCGCTGCGCGCCCGCTCCGGCGGGGTGCTCGTGCGCGACGGCCACACCGAGGCCGCCGTCGACCTCGCCCGTCTCGCGGGCCTGCGCCCGGCCGGCGCGATCGTCGAGATCGCCGGCGAGGACGGCCGCATGCTGCGCCTGCCCGAACTGATCCCGTTCGCCCGCAAGCACGGCCTGACGATCATCTCCATCGAGGACCTGATCGCCTACCGCCGCAGCTCCGAGCCCACCGTCAAGCGCGAGGCGAAGACCCAACTCCCCACCGCCTTCGGTGACTTCACGGCCTACGGCTACCGCTCCACGGTCGACGGCGTCGAACACGTCGCCCTCGTCCACGGCGAGATCGGCGACGGCGAGGACGTCCTCGTCCGGGTCCACTCCGAATGCCTCACCGGCGACATCTTCCATTCCCTGCGCTGCGACTGCGGCCCCCAGCTGGAGACCTCCCTCCAGCGCATCGCCGCCGAGGGCCGGGGCGTCGTCGTCTATCTGCGCGGCCACGAGGGCCGCGGCATCGGACTGCTGTCCAAACTGCGCGCGTACGAGCTCCAGGAACTCGGCCGCGACACCCTCGACGCCAACCTGGAGCTGGGCCTGCCCGCCGACGCCCGGGACTACGGGGCCGGGGCGCAGATCCTGCGGGACCTGGGTGTGCGCGGTGTGCGCCTGATGACCAACAACCCCGAGAAGACCGACGCCCTCGTCCGGCACGGCCTCGTCGTCACCGACCGCGAGCCGATGCCCGTCCGCGCGGGCGAGCACAACCTCCGCTACCTGCGCACCAAGCGGGACCGGATGGGCCACGACCTGCCGTGGCTGGACACGACCAGCGCGTCCACCTGCGGCAACCAGTAA
- a CDS encoding riboflavin synthase: MFTGIVEELGEVTAVENLGDSSRFRLRGAVVTEGAKHGDSIAVNGVCLTVVEHEDDWFTADVMAETLERSSLGALGVGSRVNLERPMAVGERLGGHIVQGHVDGTGQVIERKPSENWEIVKISLPADLTRYVVEKGSITVDGISLTVVDAGPDYFTVSLIPTTLDLTTLGRKQPGDPVNLEVDVIAKYVERLLGNQGAANTGGAGR; the protein is encoded by the coding sequence GTGTTCACCGGAATCGTCGAAGAGCTGGGTGAGGTCACCGCCGTCGAGAATCTCGGCGACTCCTCCCGCTTCCGTCTGCGCGGCGCCGTCGTCACCGAGGGCGCGAAGCACGGCGACTCCATCGCCGTCAACGGCGTCTGTCTCACGGTCGTGGAGCACGAGGACGACTGGTTCACCGCCGACGTCATGGCGGAGACCCTCGAACGCTCCAGCCTCGGCGCCCTCGGCGTCGGCTCCCGCGTCAACCTCGAACGCCCGATGGCCGTCGGCGAGCGCCTCGGCGGGCACATCGTGCAGGGCCACGTCGACGGCACGGGCCAGGTCATCGAGCGCAAGCCCTCCGAGAACTGGGAGATCGTCAAGATCTCGCTCCCGGCGGACCTCACCCGGTACGTCGTCGAGAAGGGCTCCATCACCGTCGACGGCATCAGCCTCACCGTCGTCGACGCGGGCCCCGACTACTTCACGGTGAGCCTCATCCCGACCACACTCGACCTGACCACGCTCGGCCGCAAGCAGCCCGGCGACCCGGTCAACCTGGAGGTCGACGTCATCGCCAAGTACGTCGAGCGCCTGCTGGGCAACCAGGGAGCGGCGAACACCGGGGGAGCGGGACGGTGA
- a CDS encoding PH domain-containing protein, with protein MPDQPSLPALPVTFRPGRTRAVLLTAAGAIFVVITVVAVLLPTLGPGERLSFVFTAAMLAGVLCMLSRPKVVADEAGVTVVNITARRQLGWAEIVQVNLRVGDPWVFLDLTDGTSLPALGIQPGIAKQHAIEDARTLRALVESRSVAEPEQQQG; from the coding sequence ATGCCGGACCAGCCCTCCCTCCCCGCCCTGCCCGTCACTTTTCGGCCGGGCCGCACCCGGGCCGTGCTGCTGACCGCAGCGGGCGCGATCTTCGTCGTCATCACCGTCGTCGCGGTGCTGTTGCCCACGCTCGGCCCCGGGGAGCGCCTCAGCTTCGTCTTCACGGCGGCCATGCTCGCCGGGGTGCTGTGCATGCTCTCCCGGCCCAAGGTGGTCGCCGACGAAGCCGGGGTGACCGTCGTCAACATCACCGCGCGGCGGCAGCTGGGCTGGGCCGAGATCGTGCAGGTGAACCTGCGGGTCGGCGACCCGTGGGTCTTCCTCGACCTCACCGACGGCACCAGCCTGCCCGCGCTCGGCATCCAGCCGGGCATCGCCAAGCAGCACGCCATCGAGGACGCCCGGACCCTCCGAGCACTGGTGGAGAGCCGCTCGGTCGCCGAGCCGGAGCAGCAGCAGGGCTGA
- a CDS encoding AAA family ATPase, translating to MDFGSRGPEAPADLAWLRGVDAYTMGAYPQAEEEFRAAVRMDPGMADGWLGLHALRVDTTTALLRMFRHRERFGEQRSRHRRTLNSWYWLGWWVQPVLESPRDLLLAHASHWLDGRHVPELDRALAGLPPVDADHQVRFLHACRAYLVKDWEQLVRHTDPLLDDPLLGIEAGLFGGMARVRLETYGQAEPLLSAALMRCRSEQPQRKELRYWLARAHEGTGRSAAALPLYRAVHRVDPAFMDTSARLAAIAEGDGYDDDASDFAAIALAGIGQDVLDGDGLEPFFDAEGRDLKVSDPGPPPSGGLPPEAGDTFVREKSAVVPVEPLSLPAGPTDPELLEEALAELERMVGLEPVKRQVKALSAQLNMARLRAGQGLPVQPPKRHFVFSGPSGTGKTTVARILGRVFYALGLLGGDHLVEAQRADLVGEYLGQTAVKANELIDSAIGGVLFVDEAYSLSNSGYGKGDAYGDEALQVLLKRAEDNRDHLVVILAGYPEGMDRLLAANPGLSSRFTTRVDFPSYRPLELTSIGEVLAADNGDVWDEEALDELRSISGHVVEQGWIDELGNGRFLRTLYEKSCAYRDLRLSGYPSIPTRDDLSTLRLPDLMQAYGEVLSGRGPGEPSAM from the coding sequence ATGGACTTCGGCTCGCGGGGCCCCGAGGCCCCGGCCGACCTCGCCTGGCTGCGAGGCGTGGACGCCTACACGATGGGCGCCTATCCGCAGGCGGAGGAGGAGTTCCGCGCCGCGGTGCGGATGGACCCGGGGATGGCCGACGGCTGGCTCGGGCTGCACGCGCTGCGGGTGGACACGACGACCGCGCTGCTGAGGATGTTCCGGCACCGCGAGCGTTTCGGGGAGCAGCGCTCCCGGCACCGTCGCACGCTCAACTCCTGGTACTGGCTGGGCTGGTGGGTGCAGCCGGTGCTGGAGAGCCCGCGTGATCTGCTCCTCGCGCACGCCTCGCACTGGCTGGACGGGCGCCATGTGCCCGAGCTGGACCGGGCGCTCGCGGGGCTGCCGCCGGTCGACGCGGACCACCAGGTGCGGTTCCTGCACGCCTGCCGCGCCTACCTGGTCAAGGACTGGGAACAGCTGGTCCGGCACACCGATCCACTGCTCGACGATCCACTGCTCGGGATCGAGGCCGGCCTGTTCGGCGGGATGGCCCGGGTCCGGCTGGAGACGTACGGGCAGGCCGAGCCGCTGCTCTCCGCCGCGCTGATGCGCTGCCGCAGCGAGCAGCCGCAGCGCAAGGAGCTGCGGTACTGGCTGGCCCGCGCCCACGAGGGCACGGGGCGCAGCGCGGCCGCGCTGCCGCTGTACCGGGCGGTGCACCGGGTCGACCCCGCCTTCATGGACACCTCCGCGCGGCTGGCCGCGATCGCCGAGGGGGACGGGTACGACGACGACGCGAGCGACTTCGCCGCGATCGCGCTCGCCGGGATCGGGCAGGACGTGCTCGACGGGGACGGCCTGGAGCCGTTCTTCGACGCCGAGGGCCGGGATCTGAAGGTGTCGGATCCCGGACCGCCGCCGTCGGGCGGGCTTCCGCCCGAGGCGGGCGACACCTTCGTACGGGAGAAGTCCGCCGTGGTGCCGGTGGAGCCGCTGTCCCTGCCGGCCGGGCCGACGGATCCCGAGCTGCTGGAGGAGGCGCTCGCGGAGCTGGAGCGGATGGTCGGGCTGGAGCCGGTGAAACGGCAGGTCAAGGCGTTGTCCGCGCAGCTGAACATGGCGCGGTTGCGGGCGGGGCAGGGTTTGCCGGTGCAGCCGCCCAAGCGGCACTTCGTCTTCTCCGGGCCGTCGGGGACCGGGAAGACGACCGTGGCCCGAATACTGGGCCGGGTCTTCTACGCGCTCGGGCTGCTGGGCGGTGATCACCTCGTCGAGGCACAGCGGGCGGATCTCGTGGGCGAGTACCTCGGGCAGACCGCCGTGAAGGCGAACGAGCTGATCGACTCGGCGATCGGCGGGGTGCTGTTCGTGGACGAGGCGTACTCCCTGTCCAACTCCGGGTACGGGAAGGGGGACGCGTACGGGGACGAGGCGCTTCAGGTGCTGCTGAAGCGGGCCGAGGACAACCGGGATCATCTGGTCGTGATCCTTGCCGGGTACCCGGAGGGGATGGACCGGCTGCTGGCGGCGAATCCCGGGCTGTCGTCCCGGTTCACGACGCGTGTCGACTTCCCGTCCTACCGGCCGTTGGAGCTGACCTCCATCGGGGAGGTGCTCGCGGCGGACAACGGGGACGTGTGGGACGAGGAGGCGCTCGACGAGTTGCGGTCGATCTCCGGGCATGTCGTGGAGCAGGGGTGGATCGACGAGCTCGGGAACGGGCGGTTCTTGCGGACGTTGTACGAGAAGAGTTGCGCGTATCGGGATCTGCGGTTGTCGGGGTATCCGTCGATTCCCACGCGGGACGATCTGTCGACGTTGCGTCTGCCGGACCTGATGCAGGCGTACGGGGAGGTTCTGTCGGGGCGGGGGCCCGGGGAACCATCGGCCATGTGA
- the hisG gene encoding ATP phosphoribosyltransferase: MLRIAVPNKGSLSGPAGEMLHEAGYQQRRESKELRIVDPVNEVEFFYLRPRDIAIYVSSGRLDIGITGRDLLIDSGANAEEILPLGFARSTFRFASKPGTANGVADLKGKTVATSYEGIVAGHLADNGVDASVVHLDGAVETAIELGVAEVIADVVETGTSLRNAGLEVFGEPIMKSEAVVIRRVGAATAAESAESSEHEAKVQQFLRRLQGVLVARTYVMMDYDCRVEQLEKAVALTPGLESPTVSPLHNEGWVAVRAMVPAKEAQRIMDDLYDIGARAILTTAIHACRL; the protein is encoded by the coding sequence ATGCTGCGCATCGCCGTCCCCAACAAGGGTTCCCTGTCCGGCCCTGCGGGGGAGATGCTGCATGAGGCCGGCTACCAGCAGCGCCGGGAGTCCAAGGAACTGCGGATCGTCGACCCGGTCAACGAGGTGGAGTTCTTCTACCTCCGCCCCCGCGACATCGCGATCTACGTCTCCTCCGGCCGTCTCGACATCGGCATCACCGGCCGGGACCTGCTCATCGACTCCGGCGCCAACGCCGAGGAGATCCTCCCGCTCGGCTTCGCCCGCTCCACCTTCCGCTTCGCCTCCAAGCCGGGCACGGCGAACGGCGTCGCGGACCTCAAGGGCAAGACGGTCGCCACCTCCTACGAGGGCATCGTCGCGGGACACCTCGCGGACAACGGCGTCGACGCCTCCGTCGTCCACCTCGACGGCGCGGTCGAGACCGCCATCGAGCTGGGCGTCGCCGAGGTCATCGCCGACGTCGTCGAGACCGGCACCTCCCTGCGCAACGCCGGCCTGGAGGTCTTCGGCGAGCCGATCATGAAGTCCGAGGCCGTCGTCATCCGCCGCGTCGGCGCCGCCACGGCCGCGGAGTCCGCGGAGTCGTCGGAGCACGAGGCCAAGGTGCAGCAGTTCCTGCGCCGCCTGCAGGGCGTCCTCGTCGCCCGGACCTACGTGATGATGGACTACGACTGCCGCGTCGAGCAGTTGGAGAAGGCCGTCGCGCTCACCCCGGGCCTGGAGTCCCCGACCGTCTCGCCGCTGCACAACGAGGGCTGGGTCGCCGTCCGCGCGATGGTCCCCGCCAAGGAGGCCCAGCGGATCATGGACGATCTGTACGACATCGGGGCCCGGGCCATCCTGACCACCGCCATCCACGCCTGCCGCCTCTGA
- a CDS encoding hemolysin family protein yields MTIPLLLLGAAFLLILANGFFVAAEFGLVTVERPEAEKAAAEGDRRAHKVVDALKELSFQLSGTQLGITITSLVVGMLAEPALAEILHGPFTAIGIPEGAVSGVSVVVGMLLASAVQMVIGELVPKNWAVSKPMQVARFVAGPQHVFSRLFRPVIAALNAVANRLVRAFGVEPTDELASARTPGELVSLARHSAQAGALEQDTADLFVRTLSLGDLTAENVMTPRVKVSALQSSATAEDVVNLTRATGLSRFPVYRERIDEIVGMAHLKDALAIPAHDRLHTPVGRIAKTPLLVPESLPVQPLLARLRSEQPIAVVVDEYGGTAGVVTLEDIVEELVGEVRDEHDGHERPELAAAPPEDGHLAWDADGSCRVDVLQRIGLDVPEGPYETVAGLVADLLGRIPAPGDRAELPGWRLSVRQVGHYRAERVRLIRTTPTKETAPDAGTVSARETVRVRETVAVRETVLTTEGTRATGPTPGTNPASAVEATR; encoded by the coding sequence ATGACCATCCCCCTGCTGCTCCTCGGAGCCGCGTTCCTGCTGATCCTCGCCAACGGCTTCTTCGTGGCCGCCGAGTTCGGCCTCGTCACGGTCGAACGACCGGAGGCCGAGAAGGCCGCCGCCGAGGGCGACCGCCGGGCCCACAAGGTGGTGGACGCGCTCAAGGAGCTGTCGTTCCAGCTCTCCGGCACCCAGCTCGGCATCACCATCACCTCGCTCGTCGTCGGCATGCTCGCCGAACCGGCGCTCGCGGAGATACTCCACGGCCCCTTCACCGCCATCGGCATACCCGAAGGCGCCGTGTCCGGTGTGTCCGTGGTCGTCGGCATGCTGCTGGCCTCCGCCGTGCAGATGGTGATCGGCGAACTGGTCCCCAAGAACTGGGCGGTGTCGAAGCCCATGCAGGTCGCCCGCTTCGTCGCGGGCCCCCAGCACGTCTTCTCCCGCCTCTTCCGCCCGGTCATTGCCGCCCTCAACGCGGTCGCCAACCGCCTGGTCCGCGCCTTCGGCGTCGAGCCCACCGACGAGCTGGCCTCCGCCCGCACCCCGGGCGAACTGGTCTCCCTCGCCCGGCACTCGGCCCAGGCCGGCGCCCTGGAACAGGACACGGCCGACCTGTTCGTCCGCACGCTGTCCCTGGGCGACCTGACCGCCGAGAACGTGATGACACCGCGCGTCAAGGTCAGCGCCCTGCAGTCCTCGGCCACCGCCGAGGACGTGGTCAACCTGACCCGCGCCACCGGCCTCTCCCGCTTCCCCGTCTACCGGGAGCGGATCGACGAGATCGTCGGCATGGCCCACCTCAAGGACGCCCTCGCGATCCCGGCCCACGACCGACTGCACACCCCGGTCGGCCGGATCGCCAAGACCCCGCTCCTCGTCCCCGAGTCGCTGCCCGTGCAGCCGCTGCTGGCCCGGCTGCGCAGCGAGCAGCCCATCGCCGTCGTCGTCGACGAGTACGGCGGTACGGCCGGGGTGGTGACCCTGGAGGACATCGTCGAGGAACTGGTCGGCGAGGTGCGCGACGAGCACGACGGGCACGAGCGGCCCGAACTCGCCGCCGCCCCGCCCGAGGACGGCCACCTCGCCTGGGACGCCGACGGCAGCTGCCGGGTCGATGTGCTCCAGCGCATCGGCCTGGACGTCCCGGAGGGCCCCTACGAGACGGTCGCCGGCCTCGTCGCCGACCTGCTCGGCCGCATCCCGGCCCCCGGCGACCGCGCCGAGCTGCCCGGCTGGCGGCTGTCGGTGCGCCAGGTCGGCCACTACCGCGCGGAGCGCGTACGCCTGATCCGCACGACTCCCACCAAGGAGACCGCCCCTGACGCGGGCACCGTCTCCGCCAGGGAGACCGTCCGCGTCAGGGAGACCGTGGCCGTCAGGGAGACCGTCCTCACCACGGAGGGGACCCGCGCCACGGGCCCCACCCCCGGCACGAACCCCGCCTCGGCCGTGGAGGCAACCCGATGA